Part of the Catalinimonas alkaloidigena genome is shown below.
CAATTTATGCTTAGGTTTACCCACCAACAGCAGGCGATTGCCCGACATAAACTGGCCGGGTATCGCTTCCATAAAGTTTGAGGGATAGAAAATCGTATAAGGAATTCGGGATTCTTTAAGTTGTCTGATCGCATCTCTCTTCACTCCAAACACCCACCAATCTGATGAATACTCCTGTACCAGTGAAGACAGGTTAGCAATGCGCTGCACCCCTTCCTTACGGGCAGCAAGTATAACTTTTCGCATGCCGTCTCTTTCAGCATGAAAACCTTTTTTGGGCTCATCCTGACTTACAGAAAGGCTCAGGTACACCGCATCCATTCCTTTGATTGCCTTGCTGATAGCCTCATCACTCTGCAAATCTCCCTGCATCAGTTCAATATCATCCGGAAGCAGTTTTCTTGCTTTGTCTACATTGCGTACCAGCGCTCTGAGTTGGAAACCTGCTTTATGTAGTTCCAGGGCTACCGGACGCCCCAACATACCTGTGGCACCTATGATGAGTACTTTCTGGATCATGAGGTTAGTAGTGTGAAGTTTCTGGTTATTATGGTAGATTACTTGTAATGCACCCTATCCATATCATAAAAATTTTATTGAATTATCGCTAAGAGAGACCTATAAAGCTAAGCAGAATTGCCGGAAAGAAAATAAACCTAACACTTTAACATCTTCATACTTAATCACTACTTAAACTCTGCCAGGATCTTCAAAGCATCTTCACGGTCTACTGCCAGTTGTGCTTTGAGTAGCTCAATATTCTCATACTTCATGTCAGCACGAATCTGCCCTATGAATTCCACCTGGAGTGTTTCTCCGTAAATCTGCGTATCAAAATCAAAGATATTGACTTCAATATTACGCTGCACTCCATTAATGGTGGGACGCACACCAATATACATCATACCTTCAAACTGCTTACCCTCCCATCTCACTCTGCAGGCGTATATACCATCTTCAGGAATTAGCTTATAACGTTCAGGGACTACTAAGTTAGCAGTAGGAAAACCCCAGCTTCTTCCCAGTTGATCTCCTTTCACTACTTTACCAGTGATTTGATAGGGCTGCCCCAGGTATTCATTAGCTGTAAAAATATCTCCTCCTTCCAGTGCGTTTCGGATTTTGGTGGAGCTTACCCCCACATGATCTACATCCTGGCGGGGGATCTCTTCTACCTGGAAGCCATATTTGTCAGCGTTTTCTTTGAGATAGTCAAAGCTCCCTTCACGATTCTTACCGAAGCGATGGTCATAACCAATGATGAGATATTGAGTATCAATTTTTTTGACCAAAATATTACGGATAAACGCTTCGGAACTGAGCTGGGAGAACGCTCTGGTGAAAGGTATGCGAACGACATGATCAATTCCCACTTGCTCAAAAATTTTTACTTTTTCTTCAAATGTGGATAAAAGTTTAAGTGTGTCGTCTTCGGGATGCAGGACCATTCGCGGATGCGGCCAGAAAGTAACTACCACAGTTTCTCCACTTCTCTGCCTGGCAATTTCAACCAGTCGCTTTAGTATTTTCCTGTGCCCTATGTGTACACCATCAAAAGTACCGCTGGTCACTACAGCAAGCCGGGGCTGCTCAAAAGAAGTGCTACCATCGTGTACTTTCATAGTTAAGGTTTTATCTCTTTTTGTAATTGATAAATGGATAGTTTGTTATGACACTTGCATTTATGATGCGTTTTTTTTGATCAGGTCTACAAACTCATTGATCTGATAGGCATCGCTCACATGAAACGCTCCATTGCGCGTACGGCGCAGGCTGGATAAATAAGCCCCCACACCCAGTGCTTTGCCAAAATCGCGCACCAGGCTGCGGATGTAAGTACCTTTAGAACAGACTATACGAAAATCAACTTCCGGCAGTTCAATTCTGGTCAACTCAAAAACACTTACCGTAACTTCACGAGGCTTTACAAGCACTTCTTTTCCTTTGCGGGCTTTTTTGTACAGGCGTTCTCCTCCTACTTTGATAGCCGAATACATTGGAGGGACCTGCTCAATTTCACCTATAAACTGCTTGCCAACGGCTTCCAGATCATTAGCATTCAGATGGTCTATAGGGGTATCACTATCAAAATCGGTTTCGAGGTCTATTGAAGGAGTCGTCTTACCTAATACTAAAGTACCGGTGTATTCTTTTTCCTGTGCCTGAAACTGCTCTATCTGCTTGGTCATCTTACCTGTACAGAGGATAAGTAAGCCTGTAGCCAAAGGATCCAAAGTACCAGCATGACCAATTTTTTTGAGTTTGATTTGATAACGGAGCTTATTCACTACATCAAAAGAAGTCCATTCCAGAGGTTTATCAATCAGTATAACTTCTCCCTGCTGAAAGTTATAATGCTCTTTGTCAAATAATGAATAATTTTCAGGCATGAATATTTTTTACGTCAATGCGGTAATAATGGCGATGATGCCTACAATTAAACAATAGATGGCGAAGTAAATAAGTTTTCCTTTTTTCACTATAGAGATCATCCACTGGCAGGCTAATAAGCCAGAAACGAAGGCAGCGATAAAGCCCAGCAAAAGAGCTGTTCCGGAAATCCCGCTTGCTAAGGCCGGCTCTTCAATAAAATCTTTTACTTCTAACAAAGAAGCTCCGATGATAGGCAAGAGTACCATCAGAAAAGAAAAGCGGGCAGCTTTTTCCTTTTCAACACCTATCAGTAATGAAGTGGCAATGGTAGCTCCCGAACGGGATATGCCGGGCAGAATAGCGATAGCCTGCGCCATTCCGATGATAAAAGCTTTGGGATACGTAACATTCCCCCCCTGCTTCCTGGCGTAATAGGTCATGGCCAGTAGAGTAGCTGTCAGTAAAAGCATAAAACCTACTAATAGCACATCTCCACCAAAAAAGGCTTCAATCTGATCTTTATAAAAAACACCGATAAGGCCTACGGGGACCATGGAAAGCAGAAGCTTGGAAATATACTTTAGCTCATCATTCCACTGAAACTTAAAGAGCCCAATGATCAGCCGGGCAATGTCTTTACGAAAAACGACTATGGTGCTGAGGGCGGTAGCACTGTGTACCACTACAGAAAAGAGCAGGTTGTCCTTGCTTTGTACTCCTAATAAAACTGTTCCCAGTTCAATATGCCCGCTACTGCTTACAGGCAAAAATTCGGTAAG
Proteins encoded:
- a CDS encoding SDR family oxidoreductase: MIQKVLIIGATGMLGRPVALELHKAGFQLRALVRNVDKARKLLPDDIELMQGDLQSDEAISKAIKGMDAVYLSLSVSQDEPKKGFHAERDGMRKVILAARKEGVQRIANLSSLVQEYSSDWWVFGVKRDAIRQLKESRIPYTIFYPSNFMEAIPGQFMSGNRLLLVGKPKHKLWWIAAHDYGKQVARALRVDEGNHHYIVQGPEAIGQEEALQIFAQHFSGKKLKISKMPIGILKLLGIFTSKANYGAHIIESINNYPETFRAEETWKQLGKPETTLDQFAEKLSLD
- a CDS encoding bifunctional riboflavin kinase/FAD synthetase, whose product is MKVHDGSTSFEQPRLAVVTSGTFDGVHIGHRKILKRLVEIARQRSGETVVVTFWPHPRMVLHPEDDTLKLLSTFEEKVKIFEQVGIDHVVRIPFTRAFSQLSSEAFIRNILVKKIDTQYLIIGYDHRFGKNREGSFDYLKENADKYGFQVEEIPRQDVDHVGVSSTKIRNALEGGDIFTANEYLGQPYQITGKVVKGDQLGRSWGFPTANLVVPERYKLIPEDGIYACRVRWEGKQFEGMMYIGVRPTINGVQRNIEVNIFDFDTQIYGETLQVEFIGQIRADMKYENIELLKAQLAVDREDALKILAEFK
- the truB gene encoding tRNA pseudouridine(55) synthase TruB; the protein is MPENYSLFDKEHYNFQQGEVILIDKPLEWTSFDVVNKLRYQIKLKKIGHAGTLDPLATGLLILCTGKMTKQIEQFQAQEKEYTGTLVLGKTTPSIDLETDFDSDTPIDHLNANDLEAVGKQFIGEIEQVPPMYSAIKVGGERLYKKARKGKEVLVKPREVTVSVFELTRIELPEVDFRIVCSKGTYIRSLVRDFGKALGVGAYLSSLRRTRNGAFHVSDAYQINEFVDLIKKNAS
- a CDS encoding undecaprenyl-diphosphate phosphatase; the protein is MSIIEAIILGVVQGLTEFLPVSSSGHIELGTVLLGVQSKDNLLFSVVVHSATALSTIVVFRKDIARLIIGLFKFQWNDELKYISKLLLSMVPVGLIGVFYKDQIEAFFGGDVLLVGFMLLLTATLLAMTYYARKQGGNVTYPKAFIIGMAQAIAILPGISRSGATIATSLLIGVEKEKAARFSFLMVLLPIIGASLLEVKDFIEEPALASGISGTALLLGFIAAFVSGLLACQWMISIVKKGKLIYFAIYCLIVGIIAIITALT